A genomic region of Rhizobium sp. NXC24 contains the following coding sequences:
- the rpsH gene encoding 30S ribosomal protein S8, with protein sequence MTMTDPLGDMLTRIRNGASRRKSSVSTPASKLRARVLDVLQAEGYIRGYSVVDFGNGKSELNIELKYYEGSSVIREIGRVSKPGRRVYVSVKSIPQVANGLGITILSTPKGVMADHQAREQNVGGEVLCSVF encoded by the coding sequence ATGACTATGACTGATCCTTTGGGTGATATGCTCACCCGCATCCGCAACGGCGCTTCCCGCCGCAAGTCGTCGGTTTCGACGCCTGCGTCCAAGCTTCGTGCGCGTGTTCTCGATGTTCTGCAGGCTGAAGGCTACATCCGTGGCTACTCCGTCGTCGATTTCGGCAACGGCAAGTCTGAGCTCAACATCGAGCTCAAGTACTATGAAGGCTCTTCGGTGATCCGTGAGATCGGCCGTGTGTCCAAGCCGGGCCGCCGAGTTTATGTCTCGGTCAAGTCCATTCCGCAGGTCGCGAACGGCCTCGGCATCACCATCCTTTCGACTCCGAAGGGTGTGATGGCCGATCACCAGGCTCGCGAACAGAATGTTGGTGGCGAGGTTCTCTGCTCGGTCTTCTAA
- the rplE gene encoding 50S ribosomal protein L5, with the protein MAEAKYEPRLKKEYVARIRAAMQEKFSYANEMQIPKLDKIVINMGVGEATADSKKPTVAAADLAAIAGQKPVITRARNSIAGFKVRENMPIGAKVTLRGARMYEFLDRLVNIALPRVRDFRGLNPKSFDGRGNFAMGIKEHIVFPEINYDKVDQMWGMDIIVCTTATTDDEARALLKEFNFPFRQ; encoded by the coding sequence ATGGCTGAGGCAAAGTACGAGCCGCGGCTCAAGAAGGAATATGTCGCCCGCATTCGCGCAGCGATGCAGGAGAAGTTCTCCTACGCCAACGAAATGCAGATCCCGAAGCTGGACAAGATCGTGATCAACATGGGCGTTGGCGAAGCAACGGCTGATTCGAAGAAGCCGACCGTTGCTGCTGCCGACCTCGCAGCGATCGCCGGCCAGAAGCCGGTCATCACCCGCGCGCGCAACTCCATCGCTGGCTTCAAGGTCCGCGAAAACATGCCGATCGGCGCCAAGGTGACGCTGCGCGGCGCCCGCATGTATGAGTTCCTGGATCGTCTGGTCAACATCGCGCTCCCGCGCGTTCGCGACTTCCGCGGCCTGAACCCGAAGAGCTTTGACGGTCGTGGCAACTTCGCCATGGGCATCAAGGAGCACATTGTGTTCCCTGAGATCAACTACGACAAGGTTGATCAGATGTGGGGCATGGACATCATCGTTTGCACGACGGCGACGACCGACGACGAAGCACGGGCTCTTCTGAAAGAGTTCAACTTCCCGTTCCGTCAATAA
- the rpsN gene encoding 30S ribosomal protein S14 has product MAKTSAVEKNKRRRNTVANQSAKRAALKAIIMNQSLPIEDRFKATLKLASLPRDGSKTRIRNRCEVSGRPRAYYRKLRMSRIALRELGNLGKVPGIVKSSW; this is encoded by the coding sequence ATGGCGAAGACAAGCGCAGTCGAAAAGAACAAGCGCCGCCGCAATACGGTTGCCAACCAGTCCGCGAAGCGGGCTGCCCTGAAGGCAATCATCATGAACCAGTCTCTTCCGATCGAAGACCGGTTCAAGGCCACTCTGAAGCTGGCATCGCTCCCGCGCGATGGATCGAAGACCCGCATTCGCAACCGTTGCGAAGTATCTGGTCGCCCGCGCGCCTATTACCGCAAACTGCGCATGTCGCGTATCGCGCTGCGTGAACTCGGCAATCTCGGCAAGGTGCCGGGTATTGTCAAGTCGAGCTGGTAA